The Stutzerimonas stutzeri genome segment CGCCAATCGGTTGTTTCCGCTGTTCCTTGTCATGGTGGGGACCGTGGCGGCACGAATCGACATCCAGTACGAGATCATGCAGCCGGATATGACCTTTCGTTATGGCGCCGGCCTGCTGATCGTCTGTTCGTTCTTCTTCCTGGGCATCACCTTCTGGCGGGCCCTGGTCAGCGCCACCGCCATCGTGCTGATCGATGTGCTGATGGCCACGCTGATTCTGTCGCCTGCCGCGATGAAGGTGCACTGGATCGCGGTCAGCTATTACCTGCTGCTGCTGATGGTCGGCGCGGTCAGTCGCTATGTCCACGAATACTCGCAGCGCGAGCAGTTTCTGGTTCGGCAACTGCTCGGCTGGGTCGCGCAGCACGATGCGCTGACTGGCCTGGCCAACCGCCGCAGCTTCGATGTTGCACTCAGGCAGACGCTGTTGCAGGCACGCCGTGATGGCCAGCCGCTGGCGTTGTTGCTACTCGATCTGGATAACTTCAAGGCGTACAACGACAGCCTGGGGCATCCGGCCGGCGATGCGCTGATTCGGGTCTTCGCCGATGTGCTAGGGCGCTTCGCGCGGCGGCCGATGGATCTGGCCGCACGTGTGGGTGGGGAGGAGTTCGCCTTGCTGTTGCTCGATTGCGATGCGCAGGCCGCACAGGTCATAGCCGGCCAGCTTTTGCACGCCCTCGCCGAGCGTGCGGTGCCGCACCCGGCATCGCCCCGGAGTGCTTACGTCACCACCAGCATCGGGATCGCCATGTGGGGCGCGGGCCAGAGTGCCGAGCAGTTGTATCAAGCGGCCGATGCGGCCCTGTACACAGCCAAGCAGGCCGGCAAGAACTGCTACCGGCTCAATATCGCCGCTTAGCCGGTGGCCGCGAGGCTCAGCGGCGTGGCGTCACCGGGCGGGTACGGCCACTGCCGTCGATCGCCACGAAGACGAATACCGCTTCAGTAACCTTGCGCCACTCGCTGGACAAGGGGTCATCGCTCCAAACTTCCACCAGCATGCGAATCGAGCTGCGTCCGACTTCCAGCGTCTGGGTATAGAACGAAAGTTGGGCACCCACCGCCACCGGAACCATGAACGCCATCCGGTCGATGGACACCGTCGCGACGCGCCCGGCGGCCACGCGACTGGCCATGGCGGTGCCGGCCAGATCCATCTGCGAAACCAACCAGCCACCGAAAATATCGCCGAAGCCATTGGTTTCGCGCGGCAAGGCGGTCAGTTGCAGGGCCAGGTCGCCCTGTGGGATCGGATCTTCCTGTTCGTATTCTTTCATCGGGTCGACTCGCGGCGCGTTTGTTGTTCTAGCGCGAAAGGTCCGCGGTAGTGCGGGCCGGGGCGAGTATAACGGCTGTCGAGGGTGGCAGCGACTAAGGTGGCCTAAAGTTCAGTTTCGTCACCAGATTGTCATATTCGGTTCATAGAGTGTTCACACGGCCTGCAGACAATGGCCACCGTTGCAAACACCGACACACCCCCTGCTAGGAGCATGGAATGAAACTGAATCGTTTGAT includes the following:
- a CDS encoding GGDEF domain-containing protein, which codes for MQSLEQQSAEDFRDTPYGRQLLAGFRRLLFVPELEREFRRYLHRQARLAQRLGACLLIAVVGGYLYAERQLIPHPDASWLRELTLLRLLEMVPGFAVLAISLFHRRLRVAANRLFPLFLVMVGTVAARIDIQYEIMQPDMTFRYGAGLLIVCSFFFLGITFWRALVSATAIVLIDVLMATLILSPAAMKVHWIAVSYYLLLLMVGAVSRYVHEYSQREQFLVRQLLGWVAQHDALTGLANRRSFDVALRQTLLQARRDGQPLALLLLDLDNFKAYNDSLGHPAGDALIRVFADVLGRFARRPMDLAARVGGEEFALLLLDCDAQAAQVIAGQLLHALAERAVPHPASPRSAYVTTSIGIAMWGAGQSAEQLYQAADAALYTAKQAGKNCYRLNIAA
- a CDS encoding acyl-CoA thioesterase, with product MKEYEQEDPIPQGDLALQLTALPRETNGFGDIFGGWLVSQMDLAGTAMASRVAAGRVATVSIDRMAFMVPVAVGAQLSFYTQTLEVGRSSIRMLVEVWSDDPLSSEWRKVTEAVFVFVAIDGSGRTRPVTPRR